The Methylomusa anaerophila genome has a segment encoding these proteins:
- a CDS encoding ABC transporter substrate-binding protein produces MYTRLVNFLAICLAVFFIGLYLYPFIKPAPAGPSVPAAGAITVTDFSGQTVSLDKPAEKIACLLESGLAGLYMLGAQDKVIAVNNYLYQPHIYPYYQAIDPRFAAKSLPDVGEGEMASLEKITALKPDLVIVWAGYPAIIKNLKDRGINVFAVQLNSFGDIFKEMELLGKLTGKETRAAELIAAGREELANIRRKVGNLPAEQQPTCYFSWAESKLDAAGGASTGTQLIMLAGGKSVTADNKQEHLKLNVEQVIKWNPAVIISWYGPTVSPDKFLQDSQWQNIAAVKSKRVYQLPDAFSCDLWTLKYIYGVKAAAGYLHPELWPVDLQLEKMRLFQILYGPAGEKLANVSI; encoded by the coding sequence TTGTACACCCGCCTGGTTAATTTTTTGGCAATATGTCTGGCGGTATTCTTCATTGGCTTATATCTATATCCTTTCATTAAACCGGCTCCTGCCGGCCCTTCCGTTCCTGCGGCGGGGGCTATCACGGTAACGGATTTTTCCGGCCAGACGGTGTCGCTGGACAAGCCGGCGGAAAAAATCGCCTGTCTGTTGGAGAGCGGCTTGGCCGGACTCTATATGCTGGGAGCGCAAGATAAAGTAATTGCTGTGAACAACTACCTATATCAGCCCCATATATATCCCTACTATCAGGCTATTGACCCCCGGTTTGCCGCAAAATCCCTGCCGGACGTCGGCGAAGGGGAAATGGCCAGTCTGGAAAAGATCACGGCACTAAAACCTGATTTGGTCATTGTGTGGGCGGGATATCCGGCCATTATAAAAAACCTGAAAGACCGGGGGATCAACGTATTTGCCGTTCAGCTCAACAGCTTCGGAGACATATTCAAGGAGATGGAACTTTTAGGAAAGTTGACCGGCAAGGAGACGCGCGCCGCAGAACTGATTGCCGCCGGCAGAGAGGAACTGGCCAACATCCGGCGGAAAGTCGGCAATTTGCCGGCTGAGCAGCAACCAACCTGTTATTTTTCCTGGGCGGAATCAAAACTGGACGCCGCCGGCGGGGCAAGCACCGGAACTCAGCTGATTATGCTGGCAGGCGGAAAGAGCGTGACTGCCGATAATAAGCAGGAGCATCTTAAACTTAACGTAGAACAGGTAATCAAGTGGAACCCGGCGGTTATCATCAGCTGGTACGGGCCAACAGTCAGCCCGGACAAATTTTTGCAGGATAGCCAATGGCAAAATATCGCGGCAGTAAAATCCAAACGGGTTTATCAGCTGCCGGATGCGTTTTCCTGCGATTTATGGACATTAAAATATATTTATGGCGTGAAAGCTGCCGCTGGTTACCTCCATCCTGAATTATGGCCGGTAGACCTGCAACTGGAAAAAATGCGCCTGTTTCAAATACTTTATGGTCCGGCGGGGGAGAAATTAGCAAATGTCAGTATTTAA
- a CDS encoding TonB-dependent receptor plug domain-containing protein, with the protein MYCPLAKRIALALTLSTALYAVTVFAEEASNQEPESSAELPPVIVTATKTERPADEVTQKVTVITKKDLEKQISGNRNLSELLVYQPGVSVSALSRNDANWGSYGGLGPKYNTYMLDGIPFDSFADSMALDPAALEQIESQRGSASVMYSNYLSMDFNGNQTPLAGTTNFRLKSKIDSPFTRMSVGFGSYNTKNYSFYNQGRGGKLSYFVGASHESSDYTNYGTNPSWLNMLDNPQYDKTKIYFKLMQEISPDRNVSLFVNHTGHTGDAGRINRDYDHNYDLINFNYKARLNDKLSSEFKIGYRDSHRRWAEDNYPGSPALREHDGVEQQILPADLTFTLKNGKNSTLTFGADYQHAKYRTYAETASRVTQNQASSTNYGVFAEQETVNGPVTFRIGGRYNTTENKYDLISGVVPGETGKTWQKFLWSTGMRYKQSEKISWYANVGNSFVAPAAKQVGGTLLVSDFGVAGRNGQLPNPNLKPESGIAADLGMDCRINEKSQLGIRLFYNQVFDTIVEKSVSSDPSQTKAFNVGKTTAKGAEIEYRQKLAGKFSWFANYTYTHAKISNPGQTDDGYFVPFVPRNMANIGLAWEQADRYSLAVYDHYNGGIFDGSTKFDSYHLLNARYTQVLSKQDKHTVKGEIDLYNILGKKFKMPWQFQDPGFSAQARLILEF; encoded by the coding sequence ATGTACTGCCCATTGGCCAAAAGGATTGCGCTTGCATTGACTCTGTCTACCGCCCTTTATGCTGTTACGGTTTTTGCAGAAGAGGCGTCAAACCAGGAACCTGAATCCAGCGCCGAGCTCCCGCCGGTTATAGTTACCGCCACGAAGACCGAGCGGCCGGCGGATGAAGTCACGCAAAAGGTAACTGTTATTACCAAAAAAGACCTGGAAAAGCAAATTTCCGGCAACCGGAATCTTTCTGAACTGCTGGTTTACCAGCCTGGCGTATCGGTTAGCGCTCTGTCGCGCAATGACGCCAACTGGGGTTCTTATGGCGGTCTGGGACCGAAATACAATACATATATGCTGGATGGTATTCCTTTTGACTCATTTGCCGACTCGATGGCCCTTGATCCGGCCGCTCTGGAACAAATCGAATCCCAGCGGGGATCGGCTTCCGTAATGTATTCCAACTACCTGAGCATGGATTTTAACGGCAACCAGACTCCCCTTGCCGGCACCACCAACTTCCGGCTAAAAAGTAAAATTGACAGTCCGTTCACCCGGATGAGTGTAGGCTTTGGCAGTTACAATACCAAAAACTACAGCTTCTACAACCAGGGCCGCGGCGGAAAGCTCAGTTACTTTGTCGGGGCCAGCCATGAAAGTTCGGACTATACCAATTACGGGACCAATCCTTCCTGGCTGAATATGCTGGACAATCCCCAATATGACAAGACCAAAATCTATTTCAAGCTGATGCAGGAAATTAGTCCTGACCGCAACGTGTCCCTGTTTGTGAATCATACCGGCCATACCGGGGACGCCGGCCGTATAAACCGGGATTATGACCATAACTACGACCTGATTAACTTTAATTACAAAGCCAGGCTTAACGATAAACTTAGTTCCGAGTTTAAGATAGGCTACCGGGACTCCCATCGCCGTTGGGCTGAGGACAACTACCCCGGCTCGCCGGCCTTAAGGGAACATGATGGCGTGGAGCAGCAGATTCTGCCGGCGGACCTTACCTTTACTCTGAAAAACGGCAAAAACAGTACTCTGACCTTTGGCGCCGATTACCAGCACGCCAAATACCGGACGTATGCCGAGACCGCTTCCCGGGTTACGCAAAATCAAGCCAGCTCCACCAACTATGGAGTTTTTGCCGAACAGGAAACAGTCAACGGGCCGGTTACTTTCCGCATTGGCGGCAGATACAACACCACTGAAAACAAATACGATTTGATTTCCGGCGTGGTGCCGGGTGAAACCGGCAAAACCTGGCAAAAATTCCTTTGGAGCACCGGCATGCGTTATAAGCAAAGTGAAAAAATTTCCTGGTACGCCAACGTGGGCAACAGCTTCGTCGCTCCGGCGGCTAAACAGGTTGGCGGGACACTGCTTGTCAGCGATTTTGGCGTAGCCGGGCGCAACGGACAACTGCCCAACCCGAATCTTAAGCCGGAAAGCGGTATTGCCGCCGATTTGGGCATGGACTGTCGTATCAATGAAAAAAGCCAGTTAGGAATACGCCTTTTCTATAACCAGGTTTTCGACACCATTGTAGAAAAATCCGTATCTTCGGATCCTTCCCAAACAAAAGCCTTTAATGTGGGTAAAACCACAGCCAAAGGCGCCGAAATTGAATACCGGCAAAAACTAGCCGGCAAATTTTCCTGGTTCGCCAATTATACTTACACTCATGCCAAAATCTCCAATCCCGGCCAGACGGATGACGGATACTTCGTTCCTTTTGTTCCCAGAAATATGGCCAATATCGGCTTGGCCTGGGAACAAGCCGACAGATACAGCCTGGCCGTTTATGACCATTACAACGGCGGAATTTTTGACGGCAGTACCAAATTTGACAGCTACCACCTTTTAAACGCCAGGTATACGCAAGTGCTTAGCAAGCAGGACAAACATACGGTAAAAGGCGAAATCGACCTCTATAATATCCTCGGCAAAAAATTCAAGATGCCGTGGCAGTTCCAGGACCCGGGCTTCAGCGCCCAAGCCAGGCTGATACTTGAATTTTAG
- a CDS encoding ABC transporter ATP-binding protein: MIRAENVCFSYGRQQVLHNVSLDIAAGEVVTLLGPNGSGKTTLLKCLTGTVRPSGGKIIINGQDMASLKPRQIARLAAVLFQNHTPFFPYKVRDVALMGRAPYVDGFLSGPDKSDNTIVEEVLTELAIVQFADRLYTELSGGERQLVLLARALVQQPRLLVLDEPTAPLDFKNIIKTLQTVRRLAKDKQLAVIMSLHDPNHTLMFSDKAALVKKGEIKAFGPADQVINEVNLAELYEMAVNVIEYQGVRFVAPNV; this comes from the coding sequence ATGATTCGGGCGGAAAACGTCTGTTTTAGCTATGGACGGCAGCAGGTGCTTCATAATGTATCTTTGGACATAGCAGCCGGTGAGGTGGTTACTTTGCTTGGCCCAAACGGATCAGGCAAGACTACTCTTTTGAAGTGCCTGACCGGGACAGTACGGCCCAGTGGCGGGAAAATTATCATTAACGGGCAGGATATGGCTTCGCTGAAGCCGCGCCAAATAGCCCGATTGGCAGCTGTCTTATTTCAAAATCATACCCCTTTCTTTCCTTATAAAGTTCGTGACGTTGCCCTTATGGGGCGGGCGCCGTATGTGGACGGCTTCCTTTCCGGGCCTGACAAAAGTGACAATACAATTGTGGAGGAAGTGCTTACCGAGCTTGCTATTGTCCAATTTGCCGATCGTCTTTATACGGAACTTTCCGGCGGCGAGAGGCAACTTGTACTTCTAGCCCGGGCTCTGGTGCAGCAGCCGAGATTGCTGGTGCTGGACGAACCTACCGCGCCCCTGGATTTCAAAAATATTATCAAAACACTGCAGACAGTCCGGCGGCTGGCCAAAGATAAACAATTAGCCGTTATTATGAGTCTCCATGATCCTAACCATACTCTCATGTTCTCCGACAAAGCTGCACTGGTTAAAAAAGGGGAAATCAAAGCTTTTGGCCCGGCCGATCAGGTAATCAATGAGGTAAACCTGGCTGAGCTATATGAGATGGCGGTTAATGTGATCGAATATCAGGGGGTACGGTTTGTGGCGCCTAATGTATAA
- a CDS encoding energy-coupling factor ABC transporter permease, with protein sequence MHMADALISPAVGGAMWAATAGMAAYAAKKVQTDIDEKKVPLMGVLGAFVFAAQMINFTIPGTGSSGHIGGGVILALLLGPHAAFLTIASILTIQALFFADGGLLALGCNIFNMGFFPCYLAYPLIYKPLTGNNPTQGRIMLASVLTAVVGLQLGAFGVVLETLFSGISELPFTTFVLLMQPIHLAIGLVEGLITAAVVGFIYKESPDILKKAAESVRLESTPTKRVFVGLLILAVVTAGAFSWFASSNPDGLEWAIFNTSGEEELAAPAGIHKVLAELQEKIAFLPDYNFKQSEPPSSQPASAEAKNEAEPAWPAVDTGTSVAGIIGALLTLLLAYFVGKGLQCLAKR encoded by the coding sequence ATGCATATGGCAGATGCTCTAATTTCCCCTGCTGTCGGCGGCGCTATGTGGGCAGCGACTGCAGGCATGGCTGCATACGCAGCCAAAAAAGTTCAGACCGATATTGATGAAAAGAAAGTTCCCCTTATGGGAGTATTGGGCGCTTTTGTTTTTGCCGCTCAAATGATTAACTTTACCATCCCCGGAACCGGGTCCAGCGGCCATATAGGCGGCGGCGTCATCCTTGCCCTGCTGCTCGGGCCCCACGCCGCCTTCCTGACGATTGCGTCCATTTTGACCATTCAGGCTTTATTTTTTGCTGACGGCGGCCTGTTAGCCCTTGGCTGCAATATCTTTAATATGGGTTTTTTCCCTTGTTACCTTGCCTACCCGCTAATTTACAAGCCCCTGACCGGGAATAATCCTACCCAGGGACGCATCATGCTGGCTTCTGTCCTGACCGCCGTTGTCGGTCTGCAGCTGGGCGCTTTCGGCGTTGTTTTGGAAACGCTGTTCTCCGGCATTTCCGAGTTGCCGTTCACTACTTTTGTGCTTCTCATGCAGCCCATTCACCTGGCTATCGGCCTGGTGGAAGGCTTGATTACCGCGGCTGTAGTTGGCTTCATTTATAAGGAATCCCCTGATATTCTCAAAAAAGCCGCTGAAAGCGTGCGCCTGGAAAGTACTCCGACCAAGAGAGTATTCGTCGGCTTGCTAATCCTGGCAGTTGTAACAGCCGGCGCCTTCTCCTGGTTTGCTTCCAGCAATCCCGACGGCCTGGAATGGGCAATTTTTAATACAAGCGGCGAAGAAGAATTGGCGGCGCCGGCAGGAATTCACAAGGTGCTTGCCGAATTGCAGGAAAAAATAGCTTTCTTGCCTGATTACAATTTCAAACAGAGTGAACCTCCGTCTTCCCAGCCGGCTTCAGCCGAGGCAAAGAACGAAGCAGAGCCGGCCTGGCCGGCGGTTGACACCGGAACATCGGTAGCCGGCATCATCGGCGCGCTTCTGACACTGCTGCTGGCCTACTTCGTAGGCAAAGGACTGCAGTGTTTGGCAAAACGCTAA
- the cbiQ gene encoding cobalt ECF transporter T component CbiQ: MLKIESNWLDLRLLDDLAAQDTVIHRLDPGTKLLTTLIFIIIVSSFPKYEITGLVPLFFYPFALISLGNLPSAHLLKRLLLVSPFVIFVGILNPIFDQTPVAKIGSVLISGGWISFIAITVKLSLTVTAALILVATTGMNAICSALLRVGVPKAIVVQLLFMYRYLHVLIEEFARTVQAYSLRSFHGGGIHFKAWGSLLGQLLLRTIERAQRIYQSMLCRGFDGDVRIVRSSQIRSFDLLYVLGWTGFILLARFFNIPQYLGKLLTGVFS, from the coding sequence ATGCTAAAAATTGAGTCCAACTGGCTGGATTTAAGACTCCTTGACGACCTTGCCGCCCAAGATACCGTCATCCACCGTTTAGACCCCGGAACAAAGCTGTTGACCACGCTTATCTTTATTATAATTGTCTCATCTTTTCCCAAGTATGAGATAACCGGCCTGGTTCCGCTTTTTTTCTATCCTTTTGCTTTGATTTCATTGGGCAATCTGCCGTCCGCCCACTTGCTGAAACGTTTGCTGCTGGTATCGCCTTTCGTTATTTTTGTGGGAATTCTAAATCCCATTTTCGATCAAACGCCGGTTGCCAAAATCGGCTCGGTGCTGATCTCCGGCGGCTGGATATCGTTTATAGCAATTACTGTCAAATTGTCTCTGACGGTAACGGCTGCTTTGATTTTAGTGGCGACAACAGGGATGAATGCCATCTGCTCGGCTCTCCTGCGGGTTGGGGTTCCGAAAGCAATTGTTGTTCAACTGCTGTTTATGTACCGCTATCTCCATGTTCTGATAGAAGAGTTCGCCCGTACAGTACAGGCCTATAGCCTGCGTTCTTTTCACGGCGGGGGCATTCATTTTAAGGCCTGGGGATCACTGTTAGGCCAGTTGCTTTTACGGACTATAGAACGGGCGCAGCGTATTTATCAGTCCATGCTGTGCCGGGGATTCGACGGCGACGTCCGCATCGTGCGCAGCAGCCAAATCCGGAGTTTCGACCTTCTTTATGTGCTGGGCTGGACTGGTTTTATTCTTTTGGCCCGCTTTTTTAATATCCCGCAATATTTGGGCAAACTACTGACGGGGGTTTTCTCATGA
- a CDS encoding FecCD family ABC transporter permease, with protein sequence MSVFNATGVLVLFLFFLAAAFCLSLFIGSYGIEPLSLVQFLIHKVMPGAFPGPWPETYDSILINIRLPRLLLGMLVGASLSAAGTVFQGLFRNPLADSYTLGLSTGASFGAALALAFFPGEFNVTASAFIFGLLAVGAAYGLARQSGEVPAVALILAGVIVSALFSALIAIIQYMVDPLKLQGIVFWLMGGLNMANWQAVAVVGPLIMFTLLILSLLGWRLNILSMGDAEAKSLGLDVEKNKAVFIILVSLGVSAAVSVSGAIGWVGLMAPHIIRMAAGADHRKLLPLTAIGGAAFMLLADDLARGLFTFELPVGIVTTVLGAPFFAYLMKNRAKGGWT encoded by the coding sequence ATGTCAGTATTTAACGCAACCGGAGTTTTGGTTTTATTCCTGTTTTTTCTGGCAGCGGCATTTTGTTTGTCTTTGTTCATAGGTTCTTACGGCATTGAACCATTGTCCTTAGTTCAGTTCCTGATTCATAAAGTTATGCCAGGCGCTTTTCCCGGACCCTGGCCGGAAACTTACGACAGCATCCTGATCAACATCCGCCTGCCCCGTCTGCTGCTGGGAATGCTGGTAGGGGCCAGCCTATCCGCTGCCGGTACGGTATTTCAGGGGCTGTTTAGAAACCCGCTGGCCGATTCATACACCTTGGGATTGTCAACCGGGGCGAGTTTCGGCGCCGCCTTGGCTTTGGCTTTTTTTCCCGGTGAATTTAACGTTACCGCCAGTGCCTTCATTTTCGGCCTATTGGCTGTGGGCGCGGCCTATGGTTTAGCCAGACAGAGCGGCGAAGTTCCGGCGGTAGCGCTCATCTTGGCCGGCGTTATCGTTTCCGCCCTGTTTTCCGCTCTCATTGCCATAATTCAATACATGGTAGATCCGCTCAAGCTCCAGGGTATCGTCTTTTGGCTGATGGGGGGGCTTAATATGGCGAACTGGCAAGCCGTAGCCGTCGTAGGCCCGCTGATCATGTTTACTCTGCTAATCTTAAGCCTGTTGGGATGGCGGCTCAATATCCTGTCAATGGGCGATGCGGAAGCCAAAAGTTTGGGCCTGGATGTGGAGAAAAACAAAGCCGTTTTTATTATCTTGGTCTCGCTGGGAGTTTCGGCCGCGGTGTCGGTTAGCGGCGCCATCGGCTGGGTGGGACTGATGGCGCCGCATATTATCCGTATGGCTGCCGGCGCCGATCACCGTAAACTGCTGCCGCTGACCGCCATAGGCGGCGCCGCATTTATGCTGCTTGCCGACGATTTGGCCAGGGGATTGTTTACATTTGAGCTGCCGGTGGGAATTGTCACGACGGTGCTGGGCGCGCCCTTTTTTGCCTATCTTATGAAAAACCGGGCCAAAGGAGGCTGGACGTGA